One region of Oryza glaberrima chromosome 7, OglaRS2, whole genome shotgun sequence genomic DNA includes:
- the LOC127779212 gene encoding LRR receptor-like serine/threonine-protein kinase GSO1 isoform X2: MMARRRFFPAWVVVVVVMVVVVVLGSCAAAAAAGDGDALMDVKNAFVEDPGGVLAGWGGGSGNSSAFCSWAGVECDAAEVRVTGLNLSGAGLAGEVPGAALARLDRLEVVDLSSNRLAGPVPAALGALGRLTALLLYSNRLAGELPRSLGALAALQVLRVGDNPALSGPIPAALGGLANLTVLAAASCNLTGAIPRSLGRLAALTALNLQENSLSGPIPPELGGIAGLEVLSLADNQLTGVIPPELGRLAALQKLNLANNTLEGAVPPELGKLGELAYLNLMNNRLSGRVPRELAALTRARTIDLSGNMLTGELPAEVGQLPELSFLALSGNHLTGRIPGDLCGGGGDGAESTSLEHLMLSTNNFSGEIPGGLSRCRALTQLDLANNSLTGAIPAALGELGNLTDLLLNNNTLSGELPPELFNLTELRVLALYHNELTGRLPDAVGRLVNLEVLFLYENDFSGEVPETIGECASLQMVDFFGNRFNGSLPASIGKLSELAFLHLRQNELSGRIPPELGDCANLAVLDLADNALSGEIPATFGRLRSLEQLMLYNNSLAGDVPDGMFECRNITRVNIAHNRLAGGLLPLCGSARLLSFDATNNSFSGGIPAQLGRSRSLQRVRLGSNALSGPIPAALGNAAALTMLDASGNALTGGIPDALARCARLSHIALSGNRLSGPVPAWVGALPELGELALSGNELTGPVPVQLSNCSKLIKLSLDGNQINGTVPSDIGSLVSLNVLNLAGNQLSGEIPATLAKLINLYELNLSRNLLSGPIPPDIGQLQELQSLLDLSSNDLSGSIPASLASLSKLESLNLSHNALAGAVPPQLAGMSSLVQLDLSSNQLQGRLGSEFSRWPRGAFAGNARLCGHPLVSCGVGGGGRSALRSATIALVSAAVTLSVVLLVIVLVLIAVRRRRSGEVNCTAFSSSLGGGNNTNGRQLVVKGSARREFRWEAIMEATANLSDQFAIGSGGSGTVYRAELPTGETVAVKRIAHMDSDMLLHDKSFAREVKILGRVRHRHLVKLLGFVASHDVGGGGGGGSMLVYEYMENGSLYDWLHGNAGNGGGGDGERKKRVLSWDARLKVAAGLAQGVEYLHHDCVPRVVHRDIKSSNVLLDGDMEAHLGDFGLAKSVADNRKDFTDSASCFAGSYGYMAPAS; this comes from the exons AtgatggcgcggcggcgattcTTCCCGGCGtgggtagtggtggtggtagtaatggtggtggtcgtcgttcTTGGTTcttgcgccgcggcggcggcggcgggggatggtGATGCGCTGATGGACGTGAAGAATGCGTTCGTGGAGGATCCCGGCGGCGTTCTGGCGGGATGGGGCGGCGGTAGCGGAAACTCGTCGGCGTTCTGTTCTTGGGCGGGGGTGGAGTGCGACGCGGCGGAGGTGAGGGTGACCGGGCTGAACCTGTCCGGCGCCGGGCTGGCCGGGGAGGTCCCCGGCGCGGCGCTGGCGCGGCTGGACCGGCTGGAGGTGGTCGACCTGTCGTCGAACAGGCTCGCCGGCCCGGTGCCGGCGGCGCTCGGGGCGCTCGGGAGGCTCACGGCGCTGCTGCTCTACTCcaaccgcctcgccggcgagctcccgcgTTCGCTgggcgcgctcgccgcgctccagGTGCTCCGCGTCGGCGACAACCCGGCGCTGTCGGGCCCCATCCCCGCCGCGCTCGGCGGGCTCGCCAACCTcaccgtgctcgccgccgcgtcgtgcaACCTCACCGGCGCCATCCCGAGGAGCCTCGGGAGGCTCGCCGCGCTCACGGCGCTGAACCTGCAGGAGAACTCCCTGTCCGGGCCGATaccgccggagctcggcggcatCGCGGGGCTCGAGGTGCTCTCGCTCGCCGACAACCAGCTCACCGGCGTgatcccgccggagctcgggAGGCTCGCCGCGCTCCAGAAGCTGAACCTGGCGAACAACACGCTGGAGGGCGCCGTGCCGCCGGAGCTCGGGAAGCTCGGCGAGCTCGCGTACCTCAACCTCATGAACAACCGCCTCTCCGGGCGCGtcccgcgcgagctcgccgcgcTCACCCGCGCGCGCACCATCGACCTGTCCGGCAACATGCTCACCGGCGAACTCCCCGCCGAGGTCGGCCAGCTGCCGGAGCTCAGCTTCCTCGCGCTCTCCGGCAACCACCTTACCGGCCGCATCCCCGGCGAcctgtgcggcggcggtggcgacggagcAGAGTCCACCAGCCTCGAGCACCTAATGCTCTCGACGAACAACTTCTCCGGCGAGATACCGGGGGGGCTCTCGCGGTGCCGGGCGCTGACGCAGCTCGACCTGGCGAACAACAGCCTCACCGGCGCGATcccggcggcgctcggcgagcTCGGCAACCTGACGGACCTGCTGCTCAACAACAACACCCTCTCCGGCGAGCTGCCGCCGGAGCTCTTCAACCTCACCGAGCTCAGGGTCCTCGCATTGTACCACAACGAGCTAACCGGCCGGCTGCCGGACGCCGTCGGCCGCCTCGTGAACCTCGAGGTGCTCTTCCTGTACGAGAACGACTTCTCCGGCGAGGTACCGGAGACGATCGGGGAGTGCGCGAGCTTGCAGATGGTTGATTTCTTCGGGAACCGGTTCAACGGCAGCTTGCCGGCGTCCATCGGGAAGCTCTCCGAGCTGGCGTTCCTCCATCTCCGGCAGAACGAGCTGTCCGGCCGgatcccgccggagctcggcgacTGCGCGAACCTCGCCGTCCTCGACCTGGCCGACAACGCGCTCTCCGGCGAGATCCCGGCGACGTTCGGGAGGCTCCGGTCGCTGGAGCAGCTCATGCTGTACAACAactcgctcgccggcgacgtcccCGACGGCATGTTCGAGTGCCGGAACATCACCCGCGTCAACATCGCGCACaaccggctcgccggcggcctcctGCCGCTCTGCGGCTCCGCGAGGCTCCTGTCGTTCGACGCCACCAACAACTCCTTCTCCGGCGGCATCCCGGCGCAGCTCGGCCGGTCGCGGTCGCTCCAGCGCGTCCGCCTCGGGAGCAACGCGCTGTCCGGCCCGATCCCGGCGGCGCTCGGGAACGCCGCCGCGCTGACGATGCTCGACGCGTCGGGGAACGCGCTCACCGGCGGCATCCCGGACGCGCTCGCGCGGTGCGCGCGGCTCAGCCACATCGCCCTCAGCGGCAACCGGCTGTCCGGCCCCGTGCCGGCGTGGGTCGGCGCGCTGCCGGAGCTCGGCGAGCTGGCGCTCTCCGGCAACGAGCTCACCGGGCCGGTCCCCGTCCAGCTCAGCAACTGCTCCAAGCTCATCAAGCTCTCGCTCGACGGCAACCAGATCAATGGAACAGTGCCATCGGATATCGGCAGCTTGGTCTCGCTCAACGTGCTCAACCTGGCCGGCAACCAGCTCTCCGGCGAGATTCCGGCGACCCTCGCTAAGCTGATCAACCTCTACGAGCTGAACCTGTCGCGGAATCTCCTGTCCGGCCCGATCCCTCCCGACATTGGCCAGCTGCAAGAGCTGCAGAGCTTGCTGGATTTGAGCAGCAACGATCTCAGCGGCAGCATCCCGGCGTCGCTCGCGTCGCTCTCCAAGCTGGAGAGCTTGAATCTCTCCCACAACGCGCTCGCCGGAGCTGTGCCGCCGCAGCTCGCCGGGATGAGCAGCTTGGTGCAGCTGGATTTGTCGAGCAACCAGCTGCAGGGGAGGCTGGGGAGCGAGTTCTCGCGGTGGCCGCGTGGCGCGTTCGCCGGCAACGCGCGGCTCTGCGGCCACCCGCTGGTGagctgcggcgtcggcggcggcggtcggtcgGCGCTGCGGTCGGCGACGATCGCGCtggtgtcggcggcggtgacgctGTCGGTGGTGCTGCTGGTGATCGTGCTCGTGCTGatcgcggtgcggcggcggcggtcaggGGAGGTGAACTGCACGGCGTTCTCGTCGagcctcggcggcggcaacaaCACGAACGGGCGGCAGCTGGTGGTGAAGGGGTCGGCGCGGCGGGAGTTTCGGTGGGAGGCGATcatggaggcgacggcgaaccTGAGCGACCAGTTCGCCATCGGCTCCGGCGGGTCCGGGACGGTGTACCGGGCGGAGCTCCCCACCGGCGAGACGGTGGCCGTGAAGCGGATCGCGCACATGGACAGCGACATGCTCCTCCACGACAAGAGCTTCGCGAGGGAGGTCAAGATCCTCGGCCgcgtccgccaccgccacctcgtcAAGCTCCTCGGCTTCGTCGCCAGccacgacgtcggcggcggcggcggcggaggcagcatGCTCGTCTACGAGTACATGGAGAACGGCAGCCTGTACGACTGGCTGCACGGCAacgccggcaatggcggcggcggcgacggcgagcgcaaGAAGCGCGTGCTGAGCTGGGACGCGCGGCTGAAGGTCGCCGCCGGGCTGGCGCAGGGCGTCGAGTACCTCCACCACGACTGCGTCCCCCGCGTCGTCCACCGCGACATCAAGTCCAGCAACGTCCTCCTCGACGGCGACATGGAGGCGCACCTCggcgacttcggcctcgccaaGTCCGTCGCCGACAACCGCAAGGACTTCACCGACTCCGCCTCCTGCTTCGCCGGCTCCTACGGCTACATGGCCCCAG CATCTTGA
- the LOC127779212 gene encoding LRR receptor-like serine/threonine-protein kinase GSO1 isoform X1 → MMARRRFFPAWVVVVVVMVVVVVLGSCAAAAAAGDGDALMDVKNAFVEDPGGVLAGWGGGSGNSSAFCSWAGVECDAAEVRVTGLNLSGAGLAGEVPGAALARLDRLEVVDLSSNRLAGPVPAALGALGRLTALLLYSNRLAGELPRSLGALAALQVLRVGDNPALSGPIPAALGGLANLTVLAAASCNLTGAIPRSLGRLAALTALNLQENSLSGPIPPELGGIAGLEVLSLADNQLTGVIPPELGRLAALQKLNLANNTLEGAVPPELGKLGELAYLNLMNNRLSGRVPRELAALTRARTIDLSGNMLTGELPAEVGQLPELSFLALSGNHLTGRIPGDLCGGGGDGAESTSLEHLMLSTNNFSGEIPGGLSRCRALTQLDLANNSLTGAIPAALGELGNLTDLLLNNNTLSGELPPELFNLTELRVLALYHNELTGRLPDAVGRLVNLEVLFLYENDFSGEVPETIGECASLQMVDFFGNRFNGSLPASIGKLSELAFLHLRQNELSGRIPPELGDCANLAVLDLADNALSGEIPATFGRLRSLEQLMLYNNSLAGDVPDGMFECRNITRVNIAHNRLAGGLLPLCGSARLLSFDATNNSFSGGIPAQLGRSRSLQRVRLGSNALSGPIPAALGNAAALTMLDASGNALTGGIPDALARCARLSHIALSGNRLSGPVPAWVGALPELGELALSGNELTGPVPVQLSNCSKLIKLSLDGNQINGTVPSDIGSLVSLNVLNLAGNQLSGEIPATLAKLINLYELNLSRNLLSGPIPPDIGQLQELQSLLDLSSNDLSGSIPASLASLSKLESLNLSHNALAGAVPPQLAGMSSLVQLDLSSNQLQGRLGSEFSRWPRGAFAGNARLCGHPLVSCGVGGGGRSALRSATIALVSAAVTLSVVLLVIVLVLIAVRRRRSGEVNCTAFSSSLGGGNNTNGRQLVVKGSARREFRWEAIMEATANLSDQFAIGSGGSGTVYRAELPTGETVAVKRIAHMDSDMLLHDKSFAREVKILGRVRHRHLVKLLGFVASHDVGGGGGGGSMLVYEYMENGSLYDWLHGNAGNGGGGDGERKKRVLSWDARLKVAAGLAQGVEYLHHDCVPRVVHRDIKSSNVLLDGDMEAHLGDFGLAKSVADNRKDFTDSASCFAGSYGYMAPECGYSLKTTEKSDVYSMGIVMMELVTGLTPTDKAFGGDVDMVRWVQSRVEAPSPGREQVFDPALKPLAPREESSMTEVLEVALRCTRTAPGERPTARQVSDLLLHVSLDYYRAGEHKR, encoded by the exons AtgatggcgcggcggcgattcTTCCCGGCGtgggtagtggtggtggtagtaatggtggtggtcgtcgttcTTGGTTcttgcgccgcggcggcggcggcgggggatggtGATGCGCTGATGGACGTGAAGAATGCGTTCGTGGAGGATCCCGGCGGCGTTCTGGCGGGATGGGGCGGCGGTAGCGGAAACTCGTCGGCGTTCTGTTCTTGGGCGGGGGTGGAGTGCGACGCGGCGGAGGTGAGGGTGACCGGGCTGAACCTGTCCGGCGCCGGGCTGGCCGGGGAGGTCCCCGGCGCGGCGCTGGCGCGGCTGGACCGGCTGGAGGTGGTCGACCTGTCGTCGAACAGGCTCGCCGGCCCGGTGCCGGCGGCGCTCGGGGCGCTCGGGAGGCTCACGGCGCTGCTGCTCTACTCcaaccgcctcgccggcgagctcccgcgTTCGCTgggcgcgctcgccgcgctccagGTGCTCCGCGTCGGCGACAACCCGGCGCTGTCGGGCCCCATCCCCGCCGCGCTCGGCGGGCTCGCCAACCTcaccgtgctcgccgccgcgtcgtgcaACCTCACCGGCGCCATCCCGAGGAGCCTCGGGAGGCTCGCCGCGCTCACGGCGCTGAACCTGCAGGAGAACTCCCTGTCCGGGCCGATaccgccggagctcggcggcatCGCGGGGCTCGAGGTGCTCTCGCTCGCCGACAACCAGCTCACCGGCGTgatcccgccggagctcgggAGGCTCGCCGCGCTCCAGAAGCTGAACCTGGCGAACAACACGCTGGAGGGCGCCGTGCCGCCGGAGCTCGGGAAGCTCGGCGAGCTCGCGTACCTCAACCTCATGAACAACCGCCTCTCCGGGCGCGtcccgcgcgagctcgccgcgcTCACCCGCGCGCGCACCATCGACCTGTCCGGCAACATGCTCACCGGCGAACTCCCCGCCGAGGTCGGCCAGCTGCCGGAGCTCAGCTTCCTCGCGCTCTCCGGCAACCACCTTACCGGCCGCATCCCCGGCGAcctgtgcggcggcggtggcgacggagcAGAGTCCACCAGCCTCGAGCACCTAATGCTCTCGACGAACAACTTCTCCGGCGAGATACCGGGGGGGCTCTCGCGGTGCCGGGCGCTGACGCAGCTCGACCTGGCGAACAACAGCCTCACCGGCGCGATcccggcggcgctcggcgagcTCGGCAACCTGACGGACCTGCTGCTCAACAACAACACCCTCTCCGGCGAGCTGCCGCCGGAGCTCTTCAACCTCACCGAGCTCAGGGTCCTCGCATTGTACCACAACGAGCTAACCGGCCGGCTGCCGGACGCCGTCGGCCGCCTCGTGAACCTCGAGGTGCTCTTCCTGTACGAGAACGACTTCTCCGGCGAGGTACCGGAGACGATCGGGGAGTGCGCGAGCTTGCAGATGGTTGATTTCTTCGGGAACCGGTTCAACGGCAGCTTGCCGGCGTCCATCGGGAAGCTCTCCGAGCTGGCGTTCCTCCATCTCCGGCAGAACGAGCTGTCCGGCCGgatcccgccggagctcggcgacTGCGCGAACCTCGCCGTCCTCGACCTGGCCGACAACGCGCTCTCCGGCGAGATCCCGGCGACGTTCGGGAGGCTCCGGTCGCTGGAGCAGCTCATGCTGTACAACAactcgctcgccggcgacgtcccCGACGGCATGTTCGAGTGCCGGAACATCACCCGCGTCAACATCGCGCACaaccggctcgccggcggcctcctGCCGCTCTGCGGCTCCGCGAGGCTCCTGTCGTTCGACGCCACCAACAACTCCTTCTCCGGCGGCATCCCGGCGCAGCTCGGCCGGTCGCGGTCGCTCCAGCGCGTCCGCCTCGGGAGCAACGCGCTGTCCGGCCCGATCCCGGCGGCGCTCGGGAACGCCGCCGCGCTGACGATGCTCGACGCGTCGGGGAACGCGCTCACCGGCGGCATCCCGGACGCGCTCGCGCGGTGCGCGCGGCTCAGCCACATCGCCCTCAGCGGCAACCGGCTGTCCGGCCCCGTGCCGGCGTGGGTCGGCGCGCTGCCGGAGCTCGGCGAGCTGGCGCTCTCCGGCAACGAGCTCACCGGGCCGGTCCCCGTCCAGCTCAGCAACTGCTCCAAGCTCATCAAGCTCTCGCTCGACGGCAACCAGATCAATGGAACAGTGCCATCGGATATCGGCAGCTTGGTCTCGCTCAACGTGCTCAACCTGGCCGGCAACCAGCTCTCCGGCGAGATTCCGGCGACCCTCGCTAAGCTGATCAACCTCTACGAGCTGAACCTGTCGCGGAATCTCCTGTCCGGCCCGATCCCTCCCGACATTGGCCAGCTGCAAGAGCTGCAGAGCTTGCTGGATTTGAGCAGCAACGATCTCAGCGGCAGCATCCCGGCGTCGCTCGCGTCGCTCTCCAAGCTGGAGAGCTTGAATCTCTCCCACAACGCGCTCGCCGGAGCTGTGCCGCCGCAGCTCGCCGGGATGAGCAGCTTGGTGCAGCTGGATTTGTCGAGCAACCAGCTGCAGGGGAGGCTGGGGAGCGAGTTCTCGCGGTGGCCGCGTGGCGCGTTCGCCGGCAACGCGCGGCTCTGCGGCCACCCGCTGGTGagctgcggcgtcggcggcggcggtcggtcgGCGCTGCGGTCGGCGACGATCGCGCtggtgtcggcggcggtgacgctGTCGGTGGTGCTGCTGGTGATCGTGCTCGTGCTGatcgcggtgcggcggcggcggtcaggGGAGGTGAACTGCACGGCGTTCTCGTCGagcctcggcggcggcaacaaCACGAACGGGCGGCAGCTGGTGGTGAAGGGGTCGGCGCGGCGGGAGTTTCGGTGGGAGGCGATcatggaggcgacggcgaaccTGAGCGACCAGTTCGCCATCGGCTCCGGCGGGTCCGGGACGGTGTACCGGGCGGAGCTCCCCACCGGCGAGACGGTGGCCGTGAAGCGGATCGCGCACATGGACAGCGACATGCTCCTCCACGACAAGAGCTTCGCGAGGGAGGTCAAGATCCTCGGCCgcgtccgccaccgccacctcgtcAAGCTCCTCGGCTTCGTCGCCAGccacgacgtcggcggcggcggcggcggaggcagcatGCTCGTCTACGAGTACATGGAGAACGGCAGCCTGTACGACTGGCTGCACGGCAacgccggcaatggcggcggcggcgacggcgagcgcaaGAAGCGCGTGCTGAGCTGGGACGCGCGGCTGAAGGTCGCCGCCGGGCTGGCGCAGGGCGTCGAGTACCTCCACCACGACTGCGTCCCCCGCGTCGTCCACCGCGACATCAAGTCCAGCAACGTCCTCCTCGACGGCGACATGGAGGCGCACCTCggcgacttcggcctcgccaaGTCCGTCGCCGACAACCGCAAGGACTTCACCGACTCCGCCTCCTGCTTCGCCGGCTCCTACGGCTACATGGCCCCAG AGTGCGGGTACAGCTTGAAGACGACGGAGaagagcgacgtgtacagcATGGGGATCGTGATGATGGAGCTGGTGACCGGGCTGACGCCGACGGACAAGGCgttcggcggcgacgtggaCATGGTGCGGTGGGTGCAGTCGAGGGTGgaggcgccgtcgccggggcGGGAGCAGGTGTTCGACCCGGCGCTGAAGCCGCTGGCGCCGCGGGAGGAGTCGTCGATGACGGAGGTGCTGGAGGTGGCGCTCCGGTGCACGAGGACGGCGCCGGGGGAGAGGCCCACGGCGAGGCAGGTGTCCGACCTGCTGCTCCACGTCTCGCTCGATTACTATCGAGCCGGCGAGCACAAGCGCTAG